A segment of the Pyrococcus kukulkanii genome:
TCAAAGATGGGCTGGAAGTTGTTAGAGAAGCACATGAGCTCATGTTCAAGCTCGGCATTAAAAGGGTAGTCACTTACATCAAGATAGACGACAGGAGGGATAAGGATAGGCATATGGAGGATAAAGTCAAATCGGTTATGGAGAAGGTGAGGGAATGAAGGTCTTAGTTCTGGCTATTGACAGAGATAATGATTTCGGTGTGAAAGCTGGTGTTAAGGGCCCAGTTATTGGGAGAGATAAATGTTTGGATGCAGCAATAAAGCTTAGCCTGGCTGATCCTGAAGATAGTGATGCAAACACTTTATTTGCTGCGATAAAACTCTATGATGAGCTTAAAGAAAGCAAGGAA
Coding sequences within it:
- a CDS encoding MTH1187 family thiamine-binding protein, giving the protein MAVIIEFSLIPLGEVSVSKYIAQAIKLLDKKGVKYQLTPMGTIIEVDDFKDGLEVVREAHELMFKLGIKRVVTYIKIDDRRDKDRHMEDKVKSVMEKVRE